CAGACACGCACAGTCAAGAACAGCAGTAGCCCTGTCTGGAACCAGAGCTTTCACTTTAGGATCCACAGGCAGCTCAAGGTGGGCCAGGCATCAGCGCTAGCTCTACCCACATCCCCACCAGCCGCTGCCGCTGCCCGGCTCACCTTCCCGTCCCCTCCCTCCTGCAGCCCTGTCACTTTTTCCCTCCAGAATGTCGTGGAACTGAAAGTCTTTGACCAGGACCTGGTGACCGGAGATGACCCTGTGTTGTCAGTGCTGTTTGATGTGGGGACTCTGCGGGCTGGGGAGTTCCGGCACAAGAGCTTCTCACTGAGCCCTCAGGCAAGGCGGTGTTTCCATGGcagccccagctggtgtctgggTTGAAATgccacatgcacatgcacacacatgtatgtcTCTCATACTCACTGACACATGCGCACTCCTGACCCTTTCTAACTCGCTTCTGGCTCTCTTCCCAGGGTGAGGGGTGCCTGGAAGTTGAATTTCGCCTGCAGAGTCTGTGAGTCAGGGGCCTGGGGCCGTTTGGGTGGGAGTGCCTCGTGGGAAGGACAGCACTAGTGCCTGGGGGATGCCCAGGTCTCTGTGGGGTGAGAACTTGGACTCCTACTAAGGGGGCCTTGGGATCTCTTTCCAGGGCTGACCGTGGCGAGCAGCTCGTCGGCAATGGCGTTCTGGTGGTGAGTGTGACCAGTGCTCTGGGAGGTGGTCTGGGGTCCCCGGGACTCCCTCGTGCCAGCAGCTTGAGGCACAGGCCCACCGCTGCCTCTGTCTGGGGACCCTGGGATTTCAGTTTGTTAAGGGAATACAATCTCAAGGGTCCAGGTAATGAAGTGCAGACCAGCAGGAGCCAgggtgctgggagggtggggtCCCTGAATGGGGGTGGGGTTAGTGTCTGAGGGGCTCTCTTCATGACTCAGGCCCGGGAGCTCTCCTGCTTGCACGTTCAACTGGAGGAGACAGGAGACCAGAAGCGTGAGTCCCCAACTCACTGGGGCAGCCCCCGGCTCTCAGCCCGTCTTCCCTCTTTAAGCATTGGACAATTCTCTGTGGGGCTCCCTGGGGCTGGACCTTTCCCCTTAGGCCTTCTCAGGGGGACCGTGGTGGGGGCTCCATCTCGTACCCCCAGCCTGACCAGACTATTTcagtggggagagggaggtgtTCTCCAGGCCTCCCAGCAAGATGGACTCTGTGGGCAGAGATAGCGCCCTCAACCTCTCTGCTCTGGCTCCTGTTTCCAGCCTCAGAGCGCAGAGTTCAGCTTGTGGTTCCTGGGTCCTGTGAGGGTCCGCAGGAGGCCCCTGTGGGCACTGGCACCTTCCGCTTCCACTGCCCAGCCTGCTGGGAGCAGGAGCTGAGTATTCACCTGCAGGTAGTGTGCCTCGCCCCCTGGAGGTGGGGCCCCCAgaacttcctccctccctccacccctcctCCCAGTACCCTGGCTCAGCACCTCCTCCCAGCCTGACCTCTGCCCCACCTGGCAGTGTGGGCATGCTGGCAGCATGTGTGGGCCCATGCTGGCCTCCCCTGCCCGTCCCTCCCATACCTCTATGGCTGCCAGTGGGAGTTTGGTGAGGTCCGTGTGAGAAGCGGAAGCATAAAGATTCTTAGGTCTCCGTCTTTTGTCCCCTACAGGATGCCCCCAAGGAGCAACTAAAGGTGCCACTGAGTGCCCTGCCCTCTGACCAAGTGGTGAGGCTTGTCTTCCCCACATCCCAGGTACTGGCCTCCCAGGGGAGGAAGCAAGGTGCCTGGACTGGGCTGGGCCCCAGGCCACAGAGGGACGGGCCTGCTTCCCGCTTCTCTCCGTGGGCCACACCCTGAGCAGGTGCCAAGGGCCAGGCTTTTTGGGGAGTATCCTCTGAGCATCCCTGCTTCAGGCCTGGCCCCTGTGGAGACAGTGTGGGGGTGGTACGCCCGGGGTCAGGTAAGAGGAGCAGAGCTGGGTAGAGGTGGCTGACCTTTGTGACGGGGGCCTTCATGGTTTTCAGGACCCCCTGATGAGAGTGGAGCTGAAAAAAGAAGCAGGGTGAGAGGCCCAGCTGGAGACTGGGCAAGGTCCTGGAAAAGTAACCGGGGCGCAGGGCTGGAGCAGGCCTGGAGGAGTGAGGGGGAGAAACAGCCACCCCTCATCCTCATGCTCTCTGAAGGCACTCAGGCTGGCGCTCAGCAGGGGGCACGAAGTACTGGGAGGAGCCTTAGCACCTATGGTCGGAGGGATGAGTGAGTGGCCAGCCCAGTGCCAGGCACCTGGGGAGCACTTGATAAATGTTTGGCTGGAAAACGCAGGGAGGTGAGGACGGAAAATGGTAACATGGTTTGGGGCGCAGAGAGGGCAGGAAAACcaagggagagaagaggggaaaTTGCGCCCTTTTGGGTGGAAGCTGTTATGGCCGGATCTTAAATGATCTTCGTAGAGTTGTCGCCCACTGCCTTGGGAGAGCGGCTTCTCACCTCTCGGAGACGGAATCATTGGCCCTTTTCTGTCCCTccccctgtctttttttttttttttggagacagtctgttgcccaggcaggagtgcaatggcatgatattggctcactgcaacctctgcctctggggttcaggcgattctcctgcctcagcctcccgagtagctgggattacaggtgcccaccaccacacctggttaatttttatatttttagtggagacagggtttccccatgttggccaggctggtcttgaactcctggcctcaagttacatgcctgcctcagcctcccaaagtgctgggagtacaggcgtgagccactgcacccggcatcCACCCTCTTTGTAGTCATTTTTGAACTCCATGGGTGAGGGACAGAGCACGAGACTTGGGTGGGGGGATCCATGGTGTAGGTCCTTCCTGGGGGCCTATCTGCACCCGGGACCCCAAGCAGCCTCTTATGGCCACGGAATTCTGTGTCCCGCCAGTCTGCTTTGCTGCATTCCCAAGCATGTCCACATGGACACACCCTCCCTAGGTGTCAAACTTCAGTCTCGTGACACAGGAGTGGCAGTGAGGgttggggagaggagggagggcagtgggcagtGCAGGTGAGGCAGACCCAGCTTTCGATTCTCTGGGGAGGGCTGAGAGCTGTCTCATGttctcttccctcccctgccAGACCGAGGGAGCTGGCCGTGCGACTGGGCTTCAGGCCCTGTGCAGAGGAACAGGCCTTCCTGAGCAGGAGGAAGCAGGTGGTGGCCACCGCCTTGCGGCAGGCCCTGCAGCTGGACAGAGACCTGCAGGAGGACGAGGTTTGGGGGCTGGGCTGGATGGGGTGTCCCCGGGCTTGCTTGTTCAGTGCTGAACACTGGAGCTGCTTGTCCCTGATCTAGACCAGAGTTCGCAGCTGCCTGTCCCCACCCTGCTTCCTCTCGCCTGGCGTTAGGAGGGACTTGGCCCAGGCAGTGTTGCTTGAGGTGCCTGGAGCCCACACGGGAGCTGCCTCGTAGGGCTGGCTTTCCTACTCTGTTTCCTGGTTCTCAGCCTAGCCTGTCTGAGGAGTGAGACAGATAGCTGGCATGAGGCCTGTTGGTCCTGGGTTGCCTCAGGAGGTTCTTATTAGCCTGGGCCATCTCCTGGGGGAGTGATGGCAATTTGGGAAAATTTTAAGGTGGGCCCTGGGTCTTCCAGAAAGTGAGCATCAGACTCGGGGTCTGAGGGTGAGGAGATGAGGCTCAGAACTTGCCTGGGCCATTTTTTCCTGGAGCCCTTAGGACTGGAGGAGCTGGGTGCTTACTAAGGCTGTTTCTGGCCCCCAGGGCTGACTGAGAACTGGTCCCAAGACCTGTGATCAGGCCTTAGCTGTGGGCTGGGTGGCCACTTGACCTGCTacctcctcttcccctcttcccGTGGCTTGGCCTTCCCCATCCCTAGGGCCTCTGCAGGCCTGGCTGTCTTCTTTTCCAGATCCCAGTGGTAGCTATTATGGCCACTGGTGGTGGGATCCGGGCAATGACTTCCCTGTACGGGCAGCTGGCCGGCCTGAAGGAGCTGGGCCTCTTGGATTGCGTCTCCTACATTACCGGGGCCTCGGGCTCCACCTGGTGAGCTGGGGACAGGCTGATGCTGGACCCTGTGGGGCAGGGGGTGCTGGTGCCAGGgttctcctaggcctctgagcAAACTAGAACGGCTGGGAGAACGAACGTGCCACGGAGAAATGTGCTCCAGGAGACCCTGGGGAGGTCCCTGCCAGGCTATTGTCCTAGAAAACCCGGGGCACGTGAGGTCTAGATGGGGTCCTTCAGTGACAGCCCTCTGACTTTGGCTTTTCCCAGGGCCTTGGCCAACCTCTATGAGGACCCAGAGTGGTCTCAGAAGGACCTGGCAGGGCCCACTGAGTTGCTAAAGACCCAGGTGACCAAGAGCAAGCTCGGTGTGTTGGCCCCCAGCCAGCTGCAGCGGTACCGGCAGGAGCTGGCCAAGCGTGCCCGCCTGGGCTACCCAAGCTGCTTCACCAGCCTGTGGGCCCTCATCAACGAGGCGCTGCTACATGACGAGGTGCGGGGGCTGCGGCcggaggcagagccagggctggagctggggcagGGTGCTGGACGGCAGGGTGGGAAAGGGCCTGGGCACCCAGGTGGCTGTGGGTTCAGGTTCCACTCGTCTTTCCCCAGCCCCATGACCACAAGCTCTCAGATCAGCGGGAGGCCCTGAGTCATGGCCAGAACCCTCTGCCCATCTACTGTGCCCTCAACACCAAGGAGCGGAGCCTGTCCACTTTTGAATTTGGGGGTGAGTGGCCCCGGAGCTGAGATGAGACCTGTGCCCTCGCGGTTGGTGGAGTAAGGGGAGACGGGGCCTGTGTGCAGACGGCAGATGTCACACCCACCTCTCCTGGGCCAGGTCCTGTGCTTTCTGGAGACTGACACCCTACCAGGGTCCCTTGGGCCTTTGGGAAGGAGGCAGGGGCCTTAGGTCCCATGCACAAAGCCCAGGCCACAAGGCCTGGGCCTCCTGGTCCTCGGCTGCCCTAAAGCAAAGCCCTGGGTGGGGGTGCAGGTGCCTAAGGGCTCTGCACCATGAGGCTGAGGGGTGGCCTTCTCACAGAGTGGTGCGAGTTCTCTCCCTACGAGGTCGGCTTCCCCAAGTATGGGGCCTTCATCCCCTCTGAGCTCTTTGGCTCTGAGTTCTTCATGGGGCAGCTGACGAAGAGGCTCCCTGAGTCCCGCATCTGCTTCTTAGAAGGTGAGGGGCGCTGGGTAGGCTGGGGAAGCTGGGCCGAGCAGGGAAAATGGGCCCTGAGAGAGAGGGTGGCCCTCGGTCAGAAGAGCTTCCTGGGTCAGGACTGGCCATGGGGAAGGGTAGGGTTGGGACAGGAGTCGGGGGCCCTCTTCCCTCACGGCTGCTCTTTCAGGTATCTGGAGCAACCTGTATGCAGCCAACCTCCAGGACAGCTTATACTGGGCCTCAGAGCCCAGCCAGTTCTGGGACCGCTGGGTCAGGAACCAGGCCAACCTGGGTAGGTGCTCCGGCCCCTTCATAAGGGTGCCAAGAGGCAGCCACCTGGGGCTGTACCGGGGGTGGGGGGGTCTCACCTCTTCCCCCTCCAGGGTCACCACCAAGGTGGGGATAAAGATGCAGGAGTCCCCATTctccccccacacccccaccttGCCTGTGTAGACAAGGAGCAGGTCCCCCTTCTGAAGATAGAAGAACCACCCTCAACAGCCAGCAGGATAGCTGAGTTTTTCACCGATCTTCTGACACGGCGCCCACTGGCCCAGGCCACACACAATTTCCTGCGTGGCCTCCATTTCCACAAAGACTACTTTCAGCATCCTCACTTCTCCACCTGGAAAGGTACTTGCTTCTCTCAACAGTCCTCCTGTGGCCACCTGAGCCTTGAGTCCCCAGCTCCAGACACCCCTCCCGGTCCACTCTCGTTCTCTTGCTTTGAGCTCGATTCCCTGGACTGCTTGGAGCAGGGGTCTTTTTCTCCTTGTCTTGGGGACCCAGGGCCCACCTGCAGGGCTGCGGGGGTGTTAGTTCAGCAGGAGAGCAGGGGCCAGAGGCCAGAGTCTCCTTCCAGCAGGAATCTGGTACCCTTGGTATCCGTGACAATTGCTGCTCTCCCCAACCTTCCAGCTACCACTCTGGATGGGCTCCCCAACCAGCTGACACCCTCGGAGCCCCACCTGTGCCTGCTGGATGTTGGCTACCTCATCAACACCAGCTGCCTGCCCCTCCTGCAGCCCACTCGGGACGTGGACCTCATCCTGTCATTGGACTACAACCTCCACGGAGCCTTCCAGGTTGGGGAGGGTGGGCAGGCATGGGAGGTGGTGGGTGGCCCCTGCCCCATGAAGAGAAGGGCTTTGGAGTCCAGTGTCTGGTCCAGCTTCCTTTAGGAGCTGTGACAGTGACTGCATGTGACTGGGACACTGCAATCTGTTACTTTGCCACTAGAGGAGCTCATTCTCTTCCGGAAGTTGGGAAGCTGTCGAGGTTTTATCTTGTATCTGGGTCCTCTTACTGACCTGCGAGGTGTGGTCCTGGGCCTCCGGGCCCACCTGCCGAgtctgctctgcctcccagtgtcAGAACTGGAGTGCTGGGAGCAGCCCGGCTCCGTCTAGCCCCAGAGCAGCTGCCACCAAGGCCTGTCAGGTGTGGCGTTTTCTTCCCAAAGGCTGGCTTCGTAGGCCCCACTGGAGCCCCTGACTTGGCGTTTGAGCCCCAGGTCCGTGAATCTTGGTGCATCTCACACCGTCAGCCCCAGTGTTGAGGACACCAGGGCCCTGTCCCTCTGAAGCCCCTTCTGCCCGCAGCAGCTGCAGCTCCTGGGCCGCTTCTGCCAGGAGCAGGGGATCCCGTTCCCGCCCATCTCGCCCAGCCCGGAAGAGCAGCTCCAGCCTCGGGAGTGCCACACCTTCTCCGACCCCACCTGCCCCGGAGCTCCTGCGGTGCTGCACTTCCCTCTTGTCAACGACTCCTTCCGGGAGTACTCGGCCCCTGGTGAGCCACTGTTCACCTCCCCCTCCTGCTGCCCTAGTCCCCCACACTCCCTCCGTCCCCTGTGCATCCCCAAACCCACCTTCCCCACGTGTTCCCCCATGCCAGGCTCCACTCTCTCCACAGGGGTCCAGCGGACACCTGAGGCGGCGGCGGCTGGGGAGGTGAACCTGTCCTCAGTGGACTCTCCCTACCACTACACGAAGGTGACCTATAGCCAGGAGGATGTGGACAAGCTGCTGCGCCTGACACATTACAATGTCTGCAACAACCGGGAGCAGCTGCTGGAGGCCCTGCGCCAGGCAGTGCAGCGGAGGCGGCAGCGCAGGCCCCAGTGATGGCCGGGGCCCCTGCCTGGCCCTGCCACCCCGACTCTCATTCATTCCCTGGCTGCTGAGTTGCAGGTGGGAACTGTCACCACCCAGTGCTTCAGAGCCTCTGGGGCTCAGGTGACCCTGTCCCAGGGTCCATGCTGAGGGCTGGGAGCTCCCTGGGGCCTCAGCAGTTTGCAGGGAGGTAAGGAGGCCGAGCCCATTTGTGTATCACCCAAAACCCCATGGCCCATGTCTGTTTTCCCTTCTGCACTACCTTGAGTAGTTGGACAAGGTGAGATGGAACACTTGATACATTACAGACTCATACACATGTGAGGCGCTATCTGAGACCAGCTGTTCTTACTGCGGAGAAGGGCCATGTCATTCTAGGCTTTTGGTTGTACGTGGCAAGGGCTGGTACAGAGCTCGCTCGTCGGCGTGGGCTTCCTCCGAAGAGTAGATTCTCTGCACACGTCCACATCCACCTGTGCTCAGTCACCCCTCCGAGCAAGGAGGTGGCCACGTGGGCCTGGGGTAGCCCTGGCCTTGCCCACCTGCTCTGCTGGAACACGTCTCCTCTtcacccagacaggagtgcagggGGAGGCCAGGCAATGGCTGTTTCCTGCCACATGGTGGGAGCCATCTCATAACAAGGAACTGTCTATTCCAGAAGCTGGGCCTGGGGAACTGGGTTGAAGCAGCCATGGGAAGGAGCCCTTTTGCCTGTGGCTGGGTCTCATTCTGGTCCCCTAGACGCGTCCTCGCTTGTGCCCCTGAAGTTTGGTGTTGCCCTGGGGTTCACCTCAGGGATCAGACCTGCTGGGAAAACAGTGAATTTAGTAGGGTATGGCCACCCCAGAATCTTCTCCAAACACTGGCACGCTGCCCTTCCCTGGACCAGCCAGCCTCCTAGAGTAAGCGTGGGAGTGGATTCCAGAGCTGACAGGCGCTGCAGCAGCTGTGGGTAAGGGGGTGGGAATTGCCTCGACTCTCATAACCCAACTCTGCGTCTGTCAGCTGGTCTAGCGACCCCAGCCCTGGGCTAGAGACAGCAGAAGAAATGGCTGTCCTGGTAGCCTCAGGAGCCACCGTGTCCAGGACAAGGCCTGTCTCATCAGCAACACATCATCTAAATCATATACTGGGCCCTGCAGGACTGGGAGCAGATGGTTACACTGGAGACCACAGCCGTGGCTGCCACCGCTTGTGGTATGAGCCCTCCAGGCACACAGCTGTATATGCATGTGCATGTCTAGGCTCATCCTGGCATGGGGCCCATGCACGGAGGATGTGCCTGTCTCCAGTGCCGCCTCCATTTTCACCTAACCCCAGGTGTCCCCTCCCCCCGGAGAGCCTGAAGCCCTCTGGTTTGGAGGGGAAGGAGATGTGGGTGAGGGGCTTGAGCATCGAAATGATGCTGGGATCTACAAGGAGGGACCGAGGAGCCAGGTAAGAGCCACCTGCCCTATACATCACTTTGGCATCTCCTCCTCCCTCGCCTGCAGCCCCGGACATAGTGGCCCTCTCCATTGccggggagtggggagtggggaaagcAGGGGAGGACCAGCTAGAGAACGGGTTGGAACAAGGGTGGGGCAGGGTCTGGCCGTCCTGCCAACGTGCTGTGCCTTGGAgagcagagaggagggaggagagtgaggaggtCCTGGGCCCCCAGGAAACAAACCCAGGCAGGCTC
The window above is part of the Macaca fascicularis isolate 582-1 chromosome 7, T2T-MFA8v1.1 genome. Proteins encoded here:
- the LOC102143026 gene encoding cytosolic phospholipase A2 beta isoform X7 → MGLSKTGKGITGHRGFQLAKQHPKGPVTVCGCGEPLLHHCTSAWATEQDAVSKESQRVQQGDVLSLRPPSPKSSACLLLYPTWTSPQLRSTSTGTGSAPAGRASSATLCSTGRPSKSGPSPISVGSTEVSVAVTPDGYADAVRGDRFVMPAERRVPLSFVLDVLEGRAQHPGVLYVQKQCSNLPTELPQLLPDLESHVPWASEALGKMPDAVNFWLGEAAAVTSLHKDPYENLYCVVSGEKHFLLHPPSDRPFIPYELYTPATYQLTEEGTFKVVDEEAMEKAEVSRTCLLTVRVLKAHRLPSKDLVTPSDCYVTLWLPTACSHRLQTRTVKNSSSPVWNQSFHFRIHRQLKNVVELKVFDQDLVTGDDPVLSVLFDVGTLRAGEFRHKSFSLSPQGEGCLEVEFRLQSLADRGEQLVGNGVLVARELSCLHVQLEETGDQKPSERRVQLVVPGSCEGPQEAPVGTGTFRFHCPACWEQELSIHLQDAPKEQLKVPLSALPSDQVVRLVFPTSQDPLMRVELKKEAGPRELAVRLGFRPCAEEQAFLSRRKQVVATALRQALQLDRDLQEDEIPVVAIMATGGGIRAMTSLYGQLAGLKELGLLDCVSYITGASGSTWALANLYEDPEWSQKDLAGPTELLKTQVTKSKLGVLAPSQLQRYRQELAKRARLGYPSCFTSLWALINEALLHDEPHDHKLSDQREALSHGQNPLPIYCALNTKERSLSTFEFGEWCEFSPYEVGFPKYGAFIPSELFGSEFFMGQLTKRLPESRICFLEGIWSNLYAANLQDSLYWASEPSQFWDRWVRNQANLDKEQVPLLKIEEPPSTASRIAEFFTDLLTRRPLAQATHNFLRGLHFHKDYFQHPHFSTWKATTLDGLPNQLTPSEPHLCLLDVGYLINTSCLPLLQPTRDVDLILSLDYNLHGAFQAGFVGPTGAPDLAFEPQQLQLLGRFCQEQGIPFPPISPSPEEQLQPRECHTFSDPTCPGAPAVLHFPLVNDSFREYSAPGVQRTPEAAAAGEVNLSSVDSPYHYTKVTYSQEDVDKLLRLTHYNVCNNREQLLEALRQAVQRRRQRRPQ
- the LOC102143026 gene encoding cytosolic phospholipase A2 beta isoform X13; translation: MCWRAGPSTPGSSTCRSSAPTCPPSCPSCCLTWNPMCPGPQKPWVLAPASLDGSYPQPGLPNLLSAICPAGKMPDAVNFWLGEAAAVTSCRCREYKGRLGVQGSQHDGLPPLVPLPSIPCPRAFFMLAVHKDPYENLYCVVSGEKHFLLHPPSDRPFIPYELYTPATYQLTEEGTFKVVDEEAMEKAEVSRTCLLTVRVLKAHRLPSKDLVTPSDCYVTLWLPTACSHRLQTRTVKNSSSPVWNQSFHFRIHRQLKNVVELKVFDQDLVTGDDPVLSVLFDVGTLRAGEFRHKSFSLSPQGEGCLEVEFRLQSLADRGEQLVGNGVLVARELSCLHVQLEETGDQKPSERRVQLVVPGSCEGPQEAPVGTGTFRFHCPACWEQELSIHLQDAPKEQLKVPLSALPSDQVVRLVFPTSQDPLMRVELKKEAGPRELAVRLGFRPCAEEQAFLSRRKQVVATALRQALQLDRDLQEDEIPVVAIMATGGGIRAMTSLYGQLAGLKELGLLDCVSYITGASGSTWALANLYEDPEWSQKDLAGPTELLKTQVTKSKLGVLAPSQLQRYRQELAKRARLGYPSCFTSLWALINEALLHDEPHDHKLSDQREALSHGQNPLPIYCALNTKERSLSTFEFGEWCEFSPYEVGFPKYGAFIPSELFGSEFFMGQLTKRLPESRICFLEGIWSNLYAANLQDSLYWASEPSQFWDRWVRNQANLDKEQVPLLKIEEPPSTASRIAEFFTDLLTRRPLAQATHNFLRGLHFHKDYFQHPHFSTWKATTLDGLPNQLTPSEPHLCLLDVGYLINTSCLPLLQPTRDVDLILSLDYNLHGAFQAGFVGPTGAPDLAFEPQQLQLLGRFCQEQGIPFPPISPSPEEQLQPRECHTFSDPTCPGAPAVLHFPLVNDSFREYSAPGVQRTPEAAAAGEVNLSSVDSPYHYTKVTYSQEDVDKLLRLTHYNVCNNREQLLEALRQAVQRRRQRRPQ
- the LOC102143026 gene encoding cytosolic phospholipase A2 beta isoform X15, with protein sequence MLAVHKDPYENLYCVVSGEKHFLLHPPSDRPFIPYELYTPATYQLTEEGTFKVVDEEAMEKAEVSRTCLLTVRVLKAHRLPSKDLVTPSDCYVTLWLPTACSHRLQTRTVKNSSSPVWNQSFHFRIHRQLKNVVELKVFDQDLVTGDDPVLSVLFDVGTLRAGEFRHKSFSLSPQGEGCLEVEFRLQSLADRGEQLVGNGVLVARELSCLHVQLEETGDQKPSERRVQLVVPGSCEGPQEAPVGTGTFRFHCPACWEQELSIHLQDAPKEQLKVPLSALPSDQVVRLVFPTSQDPLMRVELKKEAGPRELAVRLGFRPCAEEQAFLSRRKQVVATALRQALQLDRDLQEDEIPVVAIMATGGGIRAMTSLYGQLAGLKELGLLDCVSYITGASGSTWALANLYEDPEWSQKDLAGPTELLKTQVTKSKLGVLAPSQLQRYRQELAKRARLGYPSCFTSLWALINEALLHDEPHDHKLSDQREALSHGQNPLPIYCALNTKERSLSTFEFGEWCEFSPYEVGFPKYGAFIPSELFGSEFFMGQLTKRLPESRICFLEGIWSNLYAANLQDSLYWASEPSQFWDRWVRNQANLDKEQVPLLKIEEPPSTASRIAEFFTDLLTRRPLAQATHNFLRGLHFHKDYFQHPHFSTWKATTLDGLPNQLTPSEPHLCLLDVGYLINTSCLPLLQPTRDVDLILSLDYNLHGAFQAGFVGPTGAPDLAFEPQQLQLLGRFCQEQGIPFPPISPSPEEQLQPRECHTFSDPTCPGAPAVLHFPLVNDSFREYSAPGVQRTPEAAAAGEVNLSSVDSPYHYTKVTYSQEDVDKLLRLTHYNVCNNREQLLEALRQAVQRRRQRRPQ
- the LOC102143026 gene encoding cytosolic phospholipase A2 beta isoform X6 translates to MGLSKTGKGITGHRGFQLAKQHPKGPVTVCGCGEPLLHHCTSAWATEQDAVSKESQRVQQGDVLSLRPPSPKSSACLLLYPTWTSPQLRSTSTGTGSAPAGRASSATLCSTGRPSKSGPSPISVGSTEVSVAVTPDGYADAVRGDRFVMPAERRVPLSFVLDVLEGRAQHPGVLYVQKQCSNLPTELPQLLPDLESHVPWASEALGKMPDAVNFWLGEAAAVTSCRCREYKVHKDPYENLYCVVSGEKHFLLHPPSDRPFIPYELYTPATYQLTEEGTFKVVDEEAMEKAEVSRTCLLTVRVLKAHRLPSKDLVTPSDCYVTLWLPTACSHRLQTRTVKNSSSPVWNQSFHFRIHRQLKNVVELKVFDQDLVTGDDPVLSVLFDVGTLRAGEFRHKSFSLSPQGEGCLEVEFRLQSLADRGEQLVGNGVLVARELSCLHVQLEETGDQKPSERRVQLVVPGSCEGPQEAPVGTGTFRFHCPACWEQELSIHLQDAPKEQLKVPLSALPSDQVVRLVFPTSQDPLMRVELKKEAGPRELAVRLGFRPCAEEQAFLSRRKQVVATALRQALQLDRDLQEDEIPVVAIMATGGGIRAMTSLYGQLAGLKELGLLDCVSYITGASGSTWALANLYEDPEWSQKDLAGPTELLKTQVTKSKLGVLAPSQLQRYRQELAKRARLGYPSCFTSLWALINEALLHDEPHDHKLSDQREALSHGQNPLPIYCALNTKERSLSTFEFGEWCEFSPYEVGFPKYGAFIPSELFGSEFFMGQLTKRLPESRICFLEGIWSNLYAANLQDSLYWASEPSQFWDRWVRNQANLDKEQVPLLKIEEPPSTASRIAEFFTDLLTRRPLAQATHNFLRGLHFHKDYFQHPHFSTWKATTLDGLPNQLTPSEPHLCLLDVGYLINTSCLPLLQPTRDVDLILSLDYNLHGAFQAGFVGPTGAPDLAFEPQQLQLLGRFCQEQGIPFPPISPSPEEQLQPRECHTFSDPTCPGAPAVLHFPLVNDSFREYSAPGVQRTPEAAAAGEVNLSSVDSPYHYTKVTYSQEDVDKLLRLTHYNVCNNREQLLEALRQAVQRRRQRRPQ
- the LOC102143026 gene encoding cytosolic phospholipase A2 beta isoform X11, which encodes MAEAALDAVRRELREFPAAARELSVPLAVPYLDKPPTPLHFYRDWVCPSRPCIIRNALQHWPALQKWSLPYFRATVGSTEVSVAVTPDGYADAVRGDRFVMPAERRVPLSFVLDVLEGRAQHPGVLYVQKQCSNLPTELPQLLPDLESHVPWASEALGKMPDAVNFWLGEAAAVTSLHKDPYENLYCVVSGEKHFLLHPPSDRPFIPYELYTPATYQLTEEGTFKVVDEEAMEKAEVSRTCLLTVRVLKAHRLPSKDLVTPSDCYVTLWLPTACSHRLQTRTVKNSSSPVWNQSFHFRIHRQLKNVVELKVFDQDLVTGDDPVLSVLFDVGTLRAGEFRHKSFSLSPQGEGCLEVEFRLQSLADRGEQLVGNGVLVARELSCLHVQLEETGDQKPSERRVQLVVPGSCEGPQEAPVGTGTFRFHCPACWEQELSIHLQDAPKEQLKVPLSALPSDQVVRLVFPTSQDPLMRVELKKEAGPRELAVRLGFRPCAEEQAFLSRRKQVVATALRQALQLDRDLQEDEIPVVAIMATGGGIRAMTSLYGQLAGLKELGLLDCVSYITGASGSTWALANLYEDPEWSQKDLAGPTELLKTQVTKSKLGVLAPSQLQRYRQELAKRARLGYPSCFTSLWALINEALLHDEPHDHKLSDQREALSHGQNPLPIYCALNTKERSLSTFEFGEWCEFSPYEVGFPKYGAFIPSELFGSEFFMGQLTKRLPESRICFLEGIWSNLYAANLQDSLYWASEPSQFWDRWVRNQANLDKEQVPLLKIEEPPSTASRIAEFFTDLLTRRPLAQATHNFLRGLHFHKDYFQHPHFSTWKATTLDGLPNQLTPSEPHLCLLDVGYLINTSCLPLLQPTRDVDLILSLDYNLHGAFQAGFVGPTGAPDLAFEPQQLQLLGRFCQEQGIPFPPISPSPEEQLQPRECHTFSDPTCPGAPAVLHFPLVNDSFREYSAPGVQRTPEAAAAGEVNLSSVDSPYHYTKVTYSQEDVDKLLRLTHYNVCNNREQLLEALRQAVQRRRQRRPQ
- the LOC102143026 gene encoding cytosolic phospholipase A2 beta isoform X12 → MPAERRVPLSFVLDVLEGRAQHPGVLYVQKQCSNLPTELPQLLPDLESHVPWASEALGKMPDAVNFWLGEAAAVTSCRCREYKGRLGVQGSQHDGLPPLVPLPSIPCPRAFFMLAVHKDPYENLYCVVSGEKHFLLHPPSDRPFIPYELYTPATYQLTEEGTFKVVDEEAMEKAEVSRTCLLTVRVLKAHRLPSKDLVTPSDCYVTLWLPTACSHRLQTRTVKNSSSPVWNQSFHFRIHRQLKNVVELKVFDQDLVTGDDPVLSVLFDVGTLRAGEFRHKSFSLSPQGEGCLEVEFRLQSLADRGEQLVGNGVLVARELSCLHVQLEETGDQKPSERRVQLVVPGSCEGPQEAPVGTGTFRFHCPACWEQELSIHLQDAPKEQLKVPLSALPSDQVVRLVFPTSQDPLMRVELKKEAGPRELAVRLGFRPCAEEQAFLSRRKQVVATALRQALQLDRDLQEDEIPVVAIMATGGGIRAMTSLYGQLAGLKELGLLDCVSYITGASGSTWALANLYEDPEWSQKDLAGPTELLKTQVTKSKLGVLAPSQLQRYRQELAKRARLGYPSCFTSLWALINEALLHDEPHDHKLSDQREALSHGQNPLPIYCALNTKERSLSTFEFGEWCEFSPYEVGFPKYGAFIPSELFGSEFFMGQLTKRLPESRICFLEGIWSNLYAANLQDSLYWASEPSQFWDRWVRNQANLDKEQVPLLKIEEPPSTASRIAEFFTDLLTRRPLAQATHNFLRGLHFHKDYFQHPHFSTWKATTLDGLPNQLTPSEPHLCLLDVGYLINTSCLPLLQPTRDVDLILSLDYNLHGAFQAGFVGPTGAPDLAFEPQQLQLLGRFCQEQGIPFPPISPSPEEQLQPRECHTFSDPTCPGAPAVLHFPLVNDSFREYSAPGVQRTPEAAAAGEVNLSSVDSPYHYTKVTYSQEDVDKLLRLTHYNVCNNREQLLEALRQAVQRRRQRRPQ